The following proteins are co-located in the Haloplanus sp. HW8-1 genome:
- a CDS encoding IS630 family transposase: MGRLDDITLEELYELKDQIDEGKPRERVLAAIGRKQGDQLDALADRHGVVEKTIRNWLDRFEEEPIEQAPYDAPRPGGPAKIEGEDREQLFEQLQQPPTELGYDQQAWSAKLLLHHAKEEYGVEYHETYAYDLLKEAGLSLRTARPQHHEADPEEKAEFQETVEKNDPN, translated from the coding sequence ATGGGTCGGCTCGACGACATCACCCTCGAAGAACTCTATGAGCTAAAGGATCAAATCGACGAAGGGAAGCCGCGAGAACGTGTTCTCGCGGCGATCGGGCGCAAGCAGGGCGATCAACTGGATGCACTTGCTGACCGCCACGGTGTTGTCGAGAAGACGATTCGCAACTGGCTCGATCGGTTCGAGGAAGAACCGATCGAGCAGGCACCTTACGATGCTCCTCGGCCGGGAGGGCCAGCAAAAATCGAGGGCGAAGACCGTGAGCAACTGTTTGAACAGTTGCAACAGCCGCCGACCGAACTTGGCTACGACCAGCAAGCGTGGTCAGCGAAACTCTTGCTTCATCACGCCAAAGAGGAATACGGCGTCGAATACCACGAAACCTACGCGTACGACTTATTGAAAGAGGCCGGGCTGTCCCTGCGGACAGCACGGCCTCAACATCACGAAGCCGACCCTGAAGAGAAAGCTGAGTTTCAAGAGACAGTCGAAAAAAACGACCCGAACTGA
- a CDS encoding transposase, whose protein sequence is MTEKTVVVVDQFTKHVGTVQRRGFYPIGSNPTIEVATSWKSVTVLGAVTDDGDSFFCWTEENLTRHHGIRLLEALTEQFGEKLVVFLDRAGYFWARDLWEHVSGERETETVGDSSVSCVRGEDLEVWYFPSKIPELNAVEGCWDQLQEWFKYRLVPDLSTLKDYISRGVNAISEPSIWPYLTGKDSN, encoded by the coding sequence CTGACCGAGAAAACCGTCGTTGTTGTCGATCAATTCACCAAGCACGTTGGAACCGTTCAACGACGTGGCTTCTACCCGATTGGCTCAAATCCGACAATAGAGGTTGCAACGTCGTGGAAGTCGGTGACAGTGCTGGGCGCTGTCACCGACGACGGTGACAGCTTCTTCTGCTGGACCGAAGAGAACCTCACGCGGCACCACGGGATTCGGCTGTTAGAGGCGTTGACAGAGCAGTTCGGTGAAAAGTTAGTGGTGTTTTTGGACCGAGCGGGCTACTTCTGGGCACGGGATCTCTGGGAGCACGTGAGTGGTGAGCGCGAGACCGAAACTGTCGGAGACAGTTCGGTCTCGTGCGTACGCGGGGAGGATCTCGAAGTGTGGTACTTCCCGTCAAAAATCCCCGAACTGAACGCCGTCGAAGGCTGTTGGGACCAGTTGCAGGAGTGGTTCAAGTACCGACTCGTTCCTGATCTCTCGACGCTGAAAGACTACATCTCACGAGGAGTGAACGCAATCAGCGAACCCAGCATTTGGCCGTATCTTACAGGTAAAGATTCGAACTAA